From one Trifolium pratense cultivar HEN17-A07 linkage group LG1, ARS_RC_1.1, whole genome shotgun sequence genomic stretch:
- the LOC123891108 gene encoding uncharacterized protein LOC123891108, whose translation MGLDDNSWCAYHRCRGHSTEKCFRLRDLIEELIKSGHLRKFIDDAAQGRVVVPKVPRQEPRDPPGPSREPPKGRISVNTIAGGFSGGGESSSARKRYVRRAISEIYLVSQPQPLDVPDLAFTAKDGLEVAPHDDDPLVIQVQILNCDVKRVLIDSGSSADIMYWEAFKAMQLAEEQLQPYSGTLVGFSGEQVDVMGYASLLTTFGEGSNAKTIKVRYLVVKTPFTSYNIIIGRPAFNALGAAMSTLYLAIKYPLENGGVGTVRGDQILAKKCYESSLKIRHRTSGASGKFERRQAAIPGGINMIESADMDPREEFQDRRKVEDVTGARTKFPRQRRQKALPHNVMQK comes from the exons ATGGGGCTGGACGATAACTCCTGGTGCGCATATCACAGGTGTAGAGGTCACTCCACGGAGAAATGCTTCCGCTTAAGAGATTTAATCGAAGAACTAATCAAAAGCGGACACCTTCGCAAATTTATTGACGACGCCGCCCAAGGGCGGGTTGTCGTGCCAAAAGTCCCCCGGCAGGAGCCACGAGACCCTCCTGGGCCAAGCAGAGAGCCTCCCAAGGGGAGAATCTCCGTGAATACAATAGCAGGAGGATTCTCAGGTGGGGGCGAATCAAGCTCAGCAAGAAAAAGGTATGTACGCCGAGCCATCTCGGAGATATACCTCGTAAGTCAGCCTCAGCCATTAGACGTACCAGACTTGGCATTCACGGCAAAGGATGGTTTGGAGGTAGCACCCCATGACGATGATCCTTTagtgatacaagtccaaattttgaactgtgaTGTAAAAAGAGTATTGATAGATTCGGGAAGTTCAGCGGACATcatgtactgggaagctttcaaggccatgcaattagcagAAGAGCAATTGCAACCATACTCCGGAACCCTGGTTGGGTTCTCTGGCGAACAAGTGGACGTAATGGGTTACGCCTCTCTTCTTACCACGTTTGGAGAAGGCAGCAACGCCAAAACTATCAAGGTTCGATATCTGgtagttaaaactccttttacctcctataatattattataggaaggCCCGCCTTTAACGCAttaggggcggccatgtccactttatacctagcaataaaataccccctCGAGAATGGGGGAGTAGGAACAGTACGGGGCGATCAGATTCTCGCCAAGAAGTGCTACGAGTCCAGCTTAAAAATACGACACCGAACTTCCGGCGCAAGCGGGAAATTCGAAAGGAGACAAGCCGCAATTCCAGGCGGCATAAACATGATAGAGAGCGCAGATATGGATCCAAGGGAGGAATTCCAAGATCGAAGG aaagtAGAAGATGTCACAGGTGCAAGGACGAAGTTTCCTAGACAAAGACGACAGAAGGCGTTACCTCACAACGTAATGCAAAAATAA